tcattttttttttgttttttgctggcCAGTTCAAACCATTTGAGTTGAATAGGTATACTATTTGAGTTCAATTGGTGGCCCATTTTGTCTGGGTGGGTGACCAATAATTTCTAATTGGAAGCACCAGTTGGGCTCAATTGGCCGAGCCCAATGGGTGGCGAAAACACAATTGGTTTTCGGCCAATTGGTTTCAATTGGAAATTTTCTAATTGGACCCTTTGGTTTTTTTTTGACTGGCCTATGCTGTCGCCACAGCCGATcgcgcctcatgttaaactgcaacgctctcactgtgcattgcacatcatcgtcttcatcaatgTCCATCTGCGGCACGAACACATCGGAGCTTAACCAGAGTCTGTTATCGTCaccagacgtgctgacgacccagcaaagcaaaaccaggctaaacacatgctttcgcatctctactctgtttaactatgttaaaaccgTACCATATTTTTGAAAAATTGTTGAGCTTCAGCTCTAATGCAAGTCGTGTTATACCAGCGGTCTCAAACACTCAGCCCGCAAAGCTGCGACCCAAGGTCTGCTGGCCTTTCATATTTTATCCCGAAAGCTCAGGGCAGCTTCACAAGTCAACTTCAACACCGGACTTGTTTTCCGGCTGAAAGAGGCTAAAAGTTATGTCGGTAGATGGTACTCACACTTTGCGGAGAGGGAAATAGGTGGGGGCCCTCTTAATCTGCGTTACCTTCAGATGGATGTCAGCTGCCTTCAAGAGCGCACAAAAAACGAGGCGCTGGACAACTCTCTCTCCTTCACCCCTCCACACCCAAAACCGAACAACGAACCCAATCCCCATGATGGGGACGAAGGCCCTTCTTCCCTTTCCTGCGTAGCCTAGTGTAgagccacagaaagttgtccCACACCAGAGTGGAAATCTCTGGTGTGGAAACTTCCTATCTTTGCTTTAATTCCTGACTACGAGTGGCTAACTTTTGTCTTGTACCAGGGGAAAATATTGAGGTAGTATTAAAAGGCGTTGACAGTGCACCTCCCAGTGACTTGTAATCTGTAAATTGACCCATTACCCATCTCCCGGGGCGCTCCAGCAACAATGCTGTTTTGTTCATTCGGTGAAATCTCATTCCGAAGACGAGACAGGCAACTACAGGCAACTAATGAAAGCTCTGAAGACGCTGAGGACACACGTCGGATTGCACACAAAGCATGCCTATGTGAGTAGGCCGGAAGAGCTGCATagctttttttttggtggggtaGGAAGTAAGGGGGAGTGGTGCCTGCAGCAGTCCTTGGTATGTTCTCACCTCCTTACTGAAAGGAGGACAAAGAATGTGTGCATCTACCATTTATTTCTTCCCACTCAAGCCACGGACTTCCTGACTGCCTGTCTGTCTTGTTTCTGTCGTTTGTGTTTGCTGTGTTTGTTTTTGCAGTATGTTGTGCTATGTGCAGTACATCCGTCAGCGGCTACAGCGAACAGCACAGGGAGGCCGAACGTCGCCACGATGGAGCCCCGTGCAAGGGGACCACCAGCTGGGGTTGGCAGCCCTGTCCCCACCGCTGTCCCCTCCGGTGGCACCTCTGCCTCCTTCTGGCCCCATCCCAATTCAGGGCAGACCGGGACGGACACCGCCTGCTGCTCCTCGCATGCGCAACAGTGTTGAGGGGCTGAACCAGGTGCTCACCTTCAATTTGATAGTGTTTCTATCAAAACTAATGTTTTCATGATGTGGCTTATGGCATGTTTGCCTTTGACACGAGGTTGGCGATGTGGCAGATATGCTGTGCCCCTTTGTCCGAAGCTTTTGCATCATAGACGGCAATAATATTTTGGCCAAATCCTTACAGAATGTACCAAATTAAACTTCGTGTTAGATTTAATCCTGTGGAGCACAAATAATCACGTCGCACACCACAGTGATTAATAGTGGAAATACTGTGATGtgacataactttttttttttaactttattATCACTGCATTTTTGTGTAGACAAGCACGTACTATGGTGGACAATTTCACTACTTATCCTTTCCCCAATGTATCAAAGGGCACAAAGCGAAGAGTGTTCCAGCATTGATTCCACTGTTTCATTTCACACTTCACGCTGATCATAGACTTCCTAGAACAACATAGGGAGTGACCACAAATTTTGACTCTGAACAAAGCTTCCACTTCCACTTTTGGTGGTGTCAGTGAATATGACAGCACCTTTATGCTTTGCTACTCGTGTGGCAAGGAATTTTCTTATGAAGCAGTGCGCACAAGCAGATTACATAGGCTTGCCTAAGTACCACTGTTTTAATTTTACAATTCCTGTCTATGTGATCCTTAGGAGATTGAACGCCTGGTCCTGAAAGGCATCTCCGGGACAGGCACAGAAAATGAAGCTGAATTGGAAAGGGTAAGCAACAACATTCGCTGTTCTGGTCGTAAAGTAGACTGGGATCTCTGCAGCATTAAGAAAGGGCATTTTACTAGATATATGTGCTGTGGAAGGTCCATATTGTCACAAGGATTCTTTCCCTGTTTTCTCTGTTTTTGCACCACATCACAGGTGATGGGCCCCACACCTGAAGGCCACCGGGCGCCCATCGCAGAACTCTTTCATTCCACATGCAGTGTGGACACCCAGACGCCCAGTGGCAGCGATGGCAGCAATGGCTTTCTCGATGGTCCTTCTCGCCACAGCTCTTCACGTCCAGACAGCCTAGGTGAGGGGTCTTCCTTGCCCCTCACATTACTTGTAGTAAAACTGTTGCTGAATATCCACCGGCAGAATGCATCTTGTCTGGAGCAATTTCTTGTTGCTATGGCTGCTCTGGTTTGAGCAGAGAAGTTCTGATGGTGTGGTGCACTTTGTTGAAAGCAGTTTTGTTTCTATGTTGTCATGCAATGAATGTAATGAACGTGTGCTTTGCAAAAGTTTCTGTTAGCCATTGGGTTCGCTTCTGAGTGGCATAGCAGAGCTGCAGTAGCACTGCTAGAATTTGGATTCCTGAAGCCACACGTTGAATTGTCCTCACCTTTACGAAACTTGGAGCGCTATGGATACTGTACCAGAAGAGCCCATAGGCGGACCCGGTGCCTTTTGAACTCTTGAAAATCATGCCACTTTGTCAACAGAGCGTGCCtacttgcttttctttttttacgcagcagcgtatacagctcgtgcagtcgaaaagccgtcggcgcagcAGTGGTcagcaccgcgtgtcggaaataatcggggcccgggtaaaaaaaaatcggaacatggtaatttgtggctctagtgattgatgattgattggtgtgtgacaAGTGATGATGAGTTGATGAAATCATTGTAACTGAATAATTAAAGGAATGAAAAAATGGGAAAAGGGGGTTCAAAAGTGTCAAAATTCGCAGAATGAAAAGCCAGTTGGCTAGAAATTGCAATTTTTGCTGCTGCAAACGCTGCTAGAAGAAACCTGTTGTCATTTCCACCACTGTGGATGTTGAATTGACTGCACTCTTGGTAGCACATGGAGCCTTATTGCATAGAAGGATAATTCGCAGAGCTAAatgtttgtgtatttttttcttccaGAATGTGATAAAAGTGCCTCCCCAGACTTGGAAGTGAGTGGTCACACAAGCAAGCTGGGAACCAGCCCACAAATCAACAAGTTCCTCACTAGGGAGCCCCCTGATGGTTGTGAGAAGGTCAAGATCATTGACGAAGGAAGGTGCGTGCATGGTAGATTTCATGCCCAGCTGTGCATATGCAAGAAAAGTGTGTCACATACTTTTTTCTGGAACCAGTGCAGGCGTCACAACGCAGAAACCTATTCTTTGTCTCAGGTTATTGAAACTGGATTGAAAGTATTAAGATCTATTCAGGAATTTAAGACTACATGGAAGAAAAAGAGTCCCTATTGGAGTATTGGTTACGGAATACaatcgccgaccgatttttcggactcgaagggacctgaAAAATAGTCTGAATAAtcaaacagtccgaaaaatccgtgaagtacaaaaaaatcactttattgagatgaaatctgctttaaaatgtcactgattttaccttgcaccaaatttctcttgctggcaacGATTTGTGCCTGTATttgtgccaaagttgtgctttcactgtacatgctagacagcaaggtcacggtttagttgaatacttcccgcgcttctttgacggacccggcggtaCTGGCGGGGCCAtattgtccacaacccgagtgtgcaccactccactcgtcaaacacacgcaaggacaaggcacttttcgttcaacgCGGTGGAACCgctggacgcaatcacaaaacggcgaacggatgtaacttcgtgaagactgagtgCTGCTCGGTCGACGCGGTAAGAGACACCCAAGTGATGAAGCgacgaatggcgaacgtatgagactcgccttggtggctcagtggttaaggcgctcggctactgatccggagtgcccgggttcgaacccgtccgggtggccgcgtttcgattgaggcgaaacgcaaaagcgcccgtgtgctatgcgatgtcagtgcatgttaaagatccccaggtggtcgaaattattccggagtcctccactacgtcacctttttcttcctttcgtctctcagttcctcctttaacccttcccttaatgcgctgttcaggtgtccgccgagatgtgagatagctactGCGCAGTtttcttcccccaacaaccaattttcagcgtatgggacaagcgataacagcccgcgacaacgtcggcgacaaaagcaagttgacggtgatgacaatccgactgccacctcgaagtgtcagagatcgcaagGACCTCTACTGACAAAagtgaggtaccgaaagtatgccaagccaatccaactggagggtaaatccacctcaatccaagatggcgccttttgcgccagcgaaaagccgataagatggccgattttggcttgcaggtgactgaaattagtccgaaaaatcgaactttcggacttttgaagtccgaaatatccgttgcGAATATGTATGCATTTCTGTGGGGTGACTGACAGTGCCTTATCGAGGTccaaaatatcctacaagtccgaattattggaatctgaattacccgtcggctactgtgtCTTGTATGGTGCTTTTCTCAATCATTTGCACAAACACAGCATTCTTAACATCTTGTGTTAAATCAAGGCAATAGTTTCACTGTGACAGCACGTAAGGGGAACGATTTCCACTTCTGTGGGGTTGGCGGCATTGGCGTAGAAAACTGGAGGAGTGTGAGGGAAGGAGAGGAGGAAATCTGAGCGGCGCTGTGCCGCCGAACTGGCCAAGAGCGAAGTCCGGATTCGTGGTGCCCTGTGTGCGCAGCACAAACTATACTTCATCTCTAACTTTCTTGCAGTGCTGTGAAAGCTAAAAACCTCCTCAGCCAATGAGGAGAGTGCGTCAAAGGTGGTCCTGCACGCCTCTTTGTCTGCTCGCTGTGTATGCAGGTATGGTTGGAAAAGAGGAATGAAGGAACATTAGGCAGCTTTAGAACAGCGCATGCATGCTTACATATGCTAAAGCAAGCGTTTTGCGGGATGTTACAAACTTAGTCACTTTTGCACTTTTAGTTAAGCATATGCAAACAGAGACTTAATGCTAACTTCAGCTTTGTGGTGCCATCTGGTTTTTATAACAGAAACCATTTTTATCAACAAACCGACGTTCTTCTGCAGGCATAGGAGCTGCACAATTGTTgctcgaaattaaaaaaaattctcccccaacactgcctcagtgtttgACTTAAAAAAGTATAGACACATAACTTTtgcgtgtgtgttttttgtttgtagtgatgcataaggcattattatacatgtaCTACCACGTGGTATTCTTCTATGATCGCTaaataacttatatttgaatttcttttttgtgctgttttggtttcactttCAACAGCCAAACATTGGATGTGTTGTCAAAGAGTGGCTTTATGTctcgtgaggcatggaaaaactgcagtataatcgctgcttccacattcgttgtcattctggctcttgagaaaggctgccttcagcactgcagtgaattaaaacgatcaagcagcgaCTATATCGAcctttttccatgcctcacgtgacatgaactcactctgacgtcacagccattgctcggctgttgaaaccgaaaccgaagcagcatgacagaaaaaatacgattataaattatttagtggtggTAGGAGgtgaataccacgtggtgattcatgcatGGTAATGTCTTCCTCATTATTTTAGaggagaaaacatgccaccaaaattaggtgtctgtactcctttaagggCGTtcgctacgggagcttcaagtgtttacatcgatGTGCTCAGCAAATGTGGAGAAAAAATCCAAGCATCTTCGTATGTTTCCTTTCCCTTCTGAgatacaagcagcgccatctacctcatgtaTTTTGctctactattgcgatttacagccaccttcgctatatctgGTATATTTCCTCGTTTTGTCTGTTAATAAATTTTtgtaaacgtgtgcatcacaacacgacgaattgTTTGACACTATTCGCAACCCCCTGCGACAAATGGTTTGGCCGTAATGGCTGCCTGAAGGTCCTcagaatgcacggtttgggggcggaaaggtcgtcggtgcTAGTCgcaaacatattttgggcttgaTCTCAGTAATTTTGTCGAATTCTTttaacatgccaagtcatttgacgcCACTTAGAACAGTCTGTGTCAAACGAGTGGCCCACAAATtatatgcaaatggtggtcccgggggGGTCCCACTttgatggccgctatactggcacatatataacgaaTGGAAAGAATAGGTATCAGTTGAGGCGCAACatgcccactgttgctatgtgacaTAGTTGATCACATGttaactgttttggtcaatttgaccttcgtTGTATCTCAAATTCTTTGCCTCAATATATCGCAAATTCAAGACATCTAGAGAGCTGcgttcaaatttcgcattagggaatATCATACTCATCCCTAGAATTTTTTAACCATATATGTGTACGCCACGAGCAGATGATTGAGGCAGAACAATGAGGCGCAAAGGAAAACAGGCTCTCGAAATTGGCTCAGGAGGTCTCTACCTTCCATAGTGCTGCAAGTAACTTATGAGATGGAATATAATGTTTGATGAAATGCTTTAGCACACATTACCTGCGCAATTAGCTACCATATTTGCTTGCCTGATGAATGCGCTTTTTATCCCAAAAAATTCGCAAAAAGTTTGGAGCGTGTGTTCAGCAGGGGAAAATGTATGAGCAAAATTTAGTTTTAGCAGGCAGAATAGTGGGTGCATTCATTGTGCAGGTGCATTCATTATGCTAGTGAATGGTGTATTTTTCAAGCCTGGCCACCCAAAAGAAGGCTTGTGTAAGCTTGCACCTGCTGCAGCCACTGCTGCTTGGTACACACCAATGCAGCTGCAATGCTGCAAACATAAAAGGTGCCACTCTTGATTCTATTCCAGGAAACCGGCCACTAGCCCCATGGCACTGATGGCTGACAGGGCAGAGAGTGTGCTCAAGCCGAGCAGCCAGTTTGTGTTGCGGCCCAGTCAGAGCTCAGCCTTCTGCCCACTTGTGCGGAACCCTTTCCAAGGGGTACATCGGCCCGGTCCCATTGTTGACCCTTTCCTGCTCAACGAGAGGCTTCAGTGAGCGGGGGAGAGGGCACTGCACTGCCCGCTGCCCCCAACCATGGACCCCATTTTCTGTTACCAGCCCCCTTCTCACAAGGTGGTGGCTGTTTACGGAGGGCTTTGAAAGAGGGGGAGCCTCCTCGTGTGATGATGCCTCCGAGCCCAGTTGCCAGTGGGGCTGGCTGCTAGGAGTCCTTCTTTTTGCTTTCCATCATGATGCAAGAGGAAACGCCTGcgtgccaccaccaccaccttgtcCCAGTCTGCACCTCAAATTTTGTTTCTCTCCAAGAATGAGGCCGAGAGAAGCCTGCTTGTAGCCTTGGCCATATCTTTTTGTGAGGCAGAACAAGCAACCTGCTGCTGCCACTTGGAGCCTATTTTGTCCGATTTATAACCAAGGCATTCTAGTAGAGATACTTTGGTGCAGGGATTGCAAAGTGACAAGATGAATTTGACACAGCAGTATATTCTGTGTGTCTGTGTAATTTAGTGTTTGTGGCAAGATGAAGGTGAAGTTCAGACAAGCGTGtgctttttctcttcatttttgtttttttttctcttttatttcttaGCTGCATTTGGCAGCTATGAGCATTATTATGCATTTGTATGGTTTGGTGCTGCAGGAAACCTTGTTCTCTGGTCGCACTATGTGGCAAGCAAGAGCGCTTAGTCATGCGGAAGTGTTTAGTTGAGAGCTTTAATGGGGTCGTGTAAGAGTTCTCAAAGGGGAGCCGCTCGTTTGTACTTTGGGTGAATTCTTCATATCAACAGATGCGAAAACATTTTCAGAAATTAGTGCACACTATCGGATGTTAAAATTCAAGACATGAGAAAACAAAACATTGCCCTCAACTCAGTTTTCACTGGGCTTCCGGTTTCCACTTCACACTCGTGATAACGAAATTGTGCGGAGCCATTTGGGACAGCCTATTCACACACACAGGCGCAAGCTTGCATTTCATGGTTGCCTTTTCGGTGTTACTCGAATTCGCATGAACTGATGGAATCACTTCCGTGGTTACAACCACCACATGGGCTGCCTCACAAAGCTGTTCTGTCGCACTTTGTTGATTTAACTTGAAGCGCATAATTCTGTGACAGAGAAACACCCCGGACATGATTTCTTTCAAAGATTGAGGGGGATATGCCAaggaagatcagtgctgccctaGGCCATCATTTAATTCTCCTCTAGAGGAAGCACTGATGCAGGGTTGATTTGAAGCCTGCTGTATGTACAGTTAGGAATATGTAACTATCTTTATCTTTGTTCCAAATAGCTACTAATTATTGAGTCAGCATTGTTGATGCTGGGCTCTTTGTTGATGTTCAACAATGACAATTTCATCTTGCTCATCTTCACCTCTGTACAAGAGAAAAGCATTGACAATGAAGATGGTGCTGTTCAGTGGATACTGCAGGAATACAATGCCTTACAGCCTGTTCATAATTATTTTTATGTTTGGAAAGCTTCTCAAGGCCATTTTAAGCCCTCACACCATAAGTAAAGCTAGAGCTTTTAATGGGCTGTCCCAGATGGTGGTTGCGGTCCCGTTCTTTTTCGCTTGCTTTTTTGGCAGCATGAAATTTCTTCTTCAGACATACCTTTTTTTAACAGCCAATAACACACACCACTGCGGTCCTTATTTCTGGATTGTTTAATTATTTCGTTGCttcatgcagttttcttcatgaGCTGCTTTGGTCAATTAATGCACATTTATTTTAATTTCAGGCTTTCTTGCGCATTAGCAGCAAAGAGGAACAAAATGTTAGCAAGCAACTAAAGCATTTGCACGTCTGAACCAGGTGGTACCTCTTTTCTGGATGCACACTGGTTTAGTGtgctatttttctttttcattgttccCTAATTGCCTCTGTTAGCCTTGATGGAGTGGTTGAAGTgctgtcaatttttttcatgttaatTTTCCAGTAGCTCTCATTCTTCCTTTAAGGTCCTTTTATTGTGCCTCTTTTCTGCTTTTCTGGAGATGTCTAGAAAAGCTCGCATGGAAAAGAAGGCGGCAAAGGAAGCTACTAGCAGTATTTGGCACTTGGGTACAGTGGTCGCTCATTGAACAAAAAGTGCCAGGCACACATCGAGCCAGTCATCAAGAGAGTTCTCAGCACATCACGTTGCCTTTTTGTTTCACAAGAAACCATATCTGCAGACTGTCATTTAATTGGAAAGATTTCAAAACTGCCTTTAGGTTTCCTTTGTAGGGACATTTAAAGGGCAATGCTGTCAGGTTTTCATGAGTAAAACTTGATAGCTGACCTTCTGTGACTGTTTACATTTGTTTGGTGGCAAAGGGCACTTTAATTGCTAAGAAATTAGGATCTGaacctctgtagtcgttgcaaaAATAACACGAGTTACTGGCATCCCCGTTTTCATTGTCTTGAGAGCAGAATCATTTTAACTTggatttttgtttgcttgttggCAAGTGCCATAGTCGCAGAAGAAGCAAAATgttaatttgttctttttttaactttttcacacacacaaaaaaatcttGTCATCGCAGGTCATGGCTCAGAGAGAATGGTGCAGCTTTGGTGCTTCTAAACCTTTCCTTAAAGTGAATGTCCTGCTTTGCTTTCATGGTAATTCTCGGAGCCTCAATGCACCTTGCTGTTCTTTCTTGGCAGCttctcatattttttttctccgccACCTGAAGGGACAGTCTTTAATCCATACTACCGGTAATGCGAAGCTTGCAGTAATCAAGTTTGAAAAATGCATTCTTTATTTTGGAATGCTTTGCCAAGGTAAATTTCCTAGTTTTCAGACTGCCTATGCTTAGGTGTAAATAAGATAATGAAGACACTTGTGTGACGTGTGGTTTTGTGAGAAAGGTACAAACAGCACATGAGTGGTGCATGTGTAGCAGTAGCTTACAGCTGCAGCTTAATATTTGTTGTTGACACTGTGGCGTGGCTGTTTGCACATAACTTTCTTCTCTGGAGGCTAAAGTGTGGATGCAAAAGAGAGTTCTAGGGTTCAGCTCATCACTTTATAACAAACCATCATATGCCATGCTGAGTAATTAGAAGTGCTGGTCTCAAAATAATGCAACTAAGGAGCAGCCGCACTGTGACATTCTGGTCTTGTGCATCCCAAGTCTGTGCACACTGATTGGCAGCTGTGCACATTGTAAAACATAAATGCACGTTTTAGCGAAAAGCGTGCAAAGCGTCATCAGAAGCATCTGTTCAGCACAAAAAGCTGATCTCGACCTTgtgatgtaaagaaaaaaaaatgcctcttGCAGTGGCCACAAAAATAGGTATGTTGCGTATGCTTGCATGCAAATCATATTGTTGTAGATGTCTTTCAAACTTTTCTCATAGTTCTGTTTTTATTTCACAAGTGGTTGTTTGCAGCAGCCATGGAGAAATTCTGGATATTTTGTGCCacatatttttcatgttttcttaATTCTATCATGAGAAGCTTAGTGAGGCAAAAAGCATTGCTGTACTGGGGCACAGTAGCtggcaagtcttttttttttttctggatggaATTAGACGCTCAAATTTGTTCCTGATTTATCTCTTCAAAAGTCGCTCTCCCTCATTCCACCATTAAAAATGACTCCGATAAGACATTATTACAGTTTGCTCTATGAGACATGGATGCTCACTGCTTTGCACTGACCTTACCATCCTTAATATGCTTTACGCTAGTAGCAGTGCTTATGTCTTGCATGATTCTGGTGCGTCCAACGCTGAGCACATTTAGGAACTAAATCCTGAAGACCTCACTTTAGGCTAGCTAAATTTGCTGCCTCTTGGAGGATAGATGGAAGGCTGTAACTTTCTTTTTCTAGTTAAATTAACGTTGTGTTCTGGTGTCATTTCACTTGCTCTTCCAGGCCATTAGACCCTTTTGACCTGaaagaaaaagctgtttttttcgTCTACCTGAACCCATGATTGCTGCACTTAGTT
The Amblyomma americanum isolate KBUSLIRL-KWMA chromosome 3, ASM5285725v1, whole genome shotgun sequence genome window above contains:
- the LOC144125692 gene encoding protein FAM117B-like isoform X2; translated protein: MRAHRHRPSRASPGVCLSAAECKAKPLSLLGGLMRRTASLDAIYLSAQWPRDLHSYCGRPMVDRATQTPDDWKEVERMKFVPKKTTLPPSDSLEMKYIRQRLQRTAQGGRTSPRWSPVQGDHQLGLAALSPPLSPPVAPLPPSGPIPIQGRPGRTPPAAPRMRNSVEGLNQEIERLVLKGISGTGTENEAELERVMGPTPEGHRAPIAELFHSTCSVDTQTPSGSDGSNGFLDGPSRHSSSRPDSLECDKSASPDLEVSGHTSKLGTSPQINKFLTREPPDGCEKVKIIDEGRKPATSPMALMADRAESVLKPSSQFVLRPSQSSAFCPLVRNPFQGVHRPGPIVDPFLLNERLQ
- the LOC144125692 gene encoding protein FAM117B-like isoform X1; translated protein: MSAIPPQRIRLSPSSVAAAAASSKPVRPTLPLALMRQGSPTQRNVARRASPSPPVCWAHDSVRIKSRQSPDQRISPEIKASSAAQGPTGVCLSAAECKAKPLSLLGGLMRRTASLDAIYLSAQWPRDLHSYCGRPMVDRATQTPDDWKEVERMKFVPKKTTLPPSDSLEMKYIRQRLQRTAQGGRTSPRWSPVQGDHQLGLAALSPPLSPPVAPLPPSGPIPIQGRPGRTPPAAPRMRNSVEGLNQEIERLVLKGISGTGTENEAELERVMGPTPEGHRAPIAELFHSTCSVDTQTPSGSDGSNGFLDGPSRHSSSRPDSLECDKSASPDLEVSGHTSKLGTSPQINKFLTREPPDGCEKVKIIDEGRKPATSPMALMADRAESVLKPSSQFVLRPSQSSAFCPLVRNPFQGVHRPGPIVDPFLLNERLQ